One Rhododendron vialii isolate Sample 1 chromosome 2a, ASM3025357v1 genomic region harbors:
- the LOC131309885 gene encoding ATP-dependent (S)-NAD(P)H-hydrate dehydratase isoform X5, which produces MRIHCLQQSIPSSCMLNSSAIIRRQQFLIRALGGCCSHQTHHHFRMQSMYGGSGLGVDAVQQRKGLDADACGILRLITPPVDPTRYKGQAGKIAVIGGCREYTDCFRDEDKKSISERVLAEVEKWMERFDCLVVGPGLGRDPFLLDCVSNIIKQARHSSIPIVIDADGLFLVTNNLDLVSGYPLAILTPNINEYKRLVQSVLNCEVNDQDAPGQLLSLAKRIGGVTILRKGKSDLVSDGNKVMSVSMYGSPRRCGGQGDILSGSVAVFVSWARQYISSAKEELGMNPTVLGCIAGSALVRKAASLAFENKRRSTLTGDIIECLGRSLEEICPVSCIHRSLLDQ; this is translated from the exons ATGCGTATCCATTGTTTGCAGCAATCAATTCCGAGTAGTTGTATGTTGAATTCTTCTGCAATTATCAGAAGGCAACAGTTCTTGATCAGGGCTCTAGGCGGTTGCTGCAGCCATCAAACCCATCACCATTTCAGAATGCAATCTATGTATGGAGGGTCAGGTTTAGGGGTTGATGCAGTTCAACAAAGAAAAGGTTTAGACGCTGATGCTTGTGGGATTTTGAGGCTAATCACTCCTCCTGTCGACCCAACTCGGTATAAAGGCCAAGCTG GTAAGATAGCTGTCATAGGAGGGTGTCGCGAATACACAG ATTGTTTCAGGGACGAGGACAAAAAATCAATCTCAGAAAGAGTTCTTGCTGAGGTTGAGAAGTGGATGGAAAGATTTGATTGCCTTGTTGTTGGTCCGGGACTTGGAAGGGACCCGTTTCTTCTG GACTGTGTTAGTAACATCATAAAGCAAGCACGGCACTCAAGCATCCCAATTGTCATAGACGCG GATGGGCTTTTTCTTGTCACAAACAATCTTGATCTGGTCAGTGGCTACCCGTTGGCTATCCTAACCCCTAATATAAATGAATACAAGCGCCTTGTTCAAAGTGTACTAAATTGTGAAGTAAATGATCAAGATGCTCCTGGACAACTACTCTCTCTTGCCAAACG GATTGGTGGTGTAACGATTTTACGGAAAGGAAAATCAGATCTCGTCAGTGATGGTAATAAAG TTATGTCAGTGAGCATGTATGGTTCTCCTCGGCGATGTGGTGGCCAGGGCGATATACTTTCTGGAAG TGTTGCGGTGTTTGTTTCTTGGGCCCGCCAATATATCTCTTCTGCTAAGGAGGAATTGGGCATGAACCCTACAGTGTTGGGGTGCATTGCTGGGTCTGCTTTAGTGAGGAAAGCAGCATCGCTTGCCTTCGAGAATAAAAGAAGATCGACGCTGACCGGTGATATAATCGAGTGCTTGGGAAGAAG tttggaggaaatttgtCCAGTGAGTTGTATCCACCGTTCACTTCTGGATCAATGA
- the LOC131309885 gene encoding uncharacterized protein LOC131309885 isoform X3: MIEHLNDYNKILADLQKLEVEILDEDKVLLLLNSLPNAYDHLITTLLYEKDEIRFDDVSNALVNNEYRKKGKQTHRGSSSEALTVRGMVNNEYCNKDKQTHRGSSSEALTVRGTPESKKSSNKGSNMGCSHSRSRRALSSDKIARDECAYCHKKGHRKKYCLTLQKHNRDTNNSQANLAHLDDEDSNQALLGLSLVCQAVQWIMDSGCTYHMCSNKDWFSRMDIIDGGAVFMGNDHACKTHGVGKIRLKLHDGSIRVLTEVWYVPDLKKNLISLGTLDSKGYRITLEGGILKVGNGARLVMKGTWQNNLYFLQGSTIVGGAATASSNVGKDTLDTTSLWHMRLGDAGDKAMQDNSCMLNSSAIARRQQFLIRALGGYYHNQTHHQLRMQSMISGSGLEDDDLGNLRSITRPLDPTRYKGHTGKIAVIGGCREYTDCFRDEDKKSISERVLAEVEKWMERFDCLVVGPGLGRDPFLLDCVSNIIKQARHSSIPIVIDADGLFLVTNNLDLVSGYPLAILTPNINEYKRLVQSVLNCEVNDQDAPGQLLSLAKRIGGVTILRKGKSDLVSDGNKVMSVSMYGSPRRCGGQGDILSGSVAVFVSWARQYISSAKEELGMNPTVLGCIAGSALVRKAASLAFENKRRSTLTGDIIECLGRSLEEICPVSCIHRSLLDQ, encoded by the exons ATGATTGAGCATCTGAATGACTATAACAAGATACTTGCCGACCTTCAAAAATTGGAAGTAGAAATTCTTGATGAGGATAAAGTCCTACTTTTGTTGAATTCCTTGCCCAATGCTTATGATCATTTAATTACGACATTGTTGTATGAGAAGGATGAAATTAGGTTTGATGATGTCTCTAATGCTCTGGTTAACAATGAATACCGTAAGAAAGGTAAGCAGACCCATAGGGGCTCATCCAGTGAAGCATTGACAGTTAGAGGCATGGTTAACAATGAATACTGTAATAAAGATAAGCAGACCCATAGGGGCTCATCCAGTGAAGCCTTGACAGTTAGAGGCACACCGGAGAGTAAGAAATCAAGTAACAAAGGCAGTAACATGGGTTGTTCTCACTCTAGGTCGAGAAGGGCCTTATCGTCCGATAAAATTGCTAGGGATGAATGTGCATATTGTCACAAAAAGGGGCATCGGAAAAAGTACTGTCTGACGTTGCAGAAGCATAATAGGGACACCAATAATTCCCAGGCTAATTTGGCACACTTGGATGATGAAGATTCTAATCAAGCTTTGTTGGGTTTGTCATTGGTTTGTCAAGCTGTTCAGTGGATTATGGATTCTGGTTGTACCTATCATATGTGTTCGAATAAGGATTGGTTCTCTAGAATGGATATAATCGATGGTGGAGCTGTTTTTATGGGTAATGATCATGCTTGTAAGACACATGGGGTGGGTAAAATTAGACTAAAGTTGCATGATGGATCCATTCGTGTTTTGACAGAAGTTTGGTATGTTCCGGACTTGAAGAAGAATCTCATCTCACTTGGTACTTTAGACTCCAAAGGTTATCGTATCACTCTCGAAGGTGGAATTCTAAAGGTTGGTAATGGTGCGAGGCTTGTGATGAAGGGCACTTGGCAGAACAACTTGTATTTTCTACAGGGGAGTACAATTGTGGGTGGAGCAGCCACGGCTAGTAGCAATGTGGGGAAGGATACACTTGATACTACCAGTCTTTGGCACATGCGTTTGGGTGATGCGGGTGACAAAGCCATGCAAGACAACAGTTGTATGTTGAATTCCTCTGCAATTGCGAGAAGGCAACAGTTCTTGATTAGGGCTTTAGGTGGTTACTACCACAATCAAACCCATCATCAGTTGAGAATGCAATCTATGATTAGTGGGTCAGGTTTAGAGGATGACGATTTGGGGAATTTAAGGTCAATCACTCGACCTCTTGACCCAACTCGGTACAAGGGCCACACTG GTAAGATAGCTGTCATAGGAGGGTGTCGCGAATACACAG ATTGTTTCAGGGACGAGGACAAAAAATCAATCTCAGAAAGAGTTCTTGCTGAGGTTGAGAAGTGGATGGAAAGATTTGATTGCCTTGTTGTTGGTCCGGGACTTGGAAGGGACCCGTTTCTTCTG GACTGTGTTAGTAACATCATAAAGCAAGCACGGCACTCAAGCATCCCAATTGTCATAGACGCG GATGGGCTTTTTCTTGTCACAAACAATCTTGATCTGGTCAGTGGCTACCCGTTGGCTATCCTAACCCCTAATATAAATGAATACAAGCGCCTTGTTCAAAGTGTACTAAATTGTGAAGTAAATGATCAAGATGCTCCTGGACAACTACTCTCTCTTGCCAAACG GATTGGTGGTGTAACGATTTTACGGAAAGGAAAATCAGATCTCGTCAGTGATGGTAATAAAG TTATGTCAGTGAGCATGTATGGTTCTCCTCGGCGATGTGGTGGCCAGGGCGATATACTTTCTGGAAG TGTTGCGGTGTTTGTTTCTTGGGCCCGCCAATATATCTCTTCTGCTAAGGAGGAATTGGGCATGAACCCTACAGTGTTGGGGTGCATTGCTGGGTCTGCTTTAGTGAGGAAAGCAGCATCGCTTGCCTTCGAGAATAAAAGAAGATCGACGCTGACCGGTGATATAATCGAGTGCTTGGGAAGAAG tttggaggaaatttgtCCAGTGAGTTGTATCCACCGTTCACTTCTGGATCAATGA
- the LOC131309885 gene encoding uncharacterized protein LOC131309885 isoform X1 has protein sequence MIEHLNDYNKILADLQKLEVEILDEDKVLLLLNSLPNAYDHLITTLLYEKDEIRFDDVSNALVNNEYRKKGKQTHRGSSSEALTVRGMVNNEYCNKDKQTHRGSSSEALTVRGTPESKKSSNKGSNMGCSHSRSRRALSSDKIARDECAYCHKKGHRKKYCLTLQKHNRDTNNSQANLAHLDDEDSNQALLGLSLVCQAVQWIMDSGCTYHMCSNKDWFSRMDIIDGGAVFMGNDHACKTHGVGKIRLKLHDGSIRVLTEVWYVPDLKKNLISLGTLDSKGYRITLEGGILKVGNGARLVMKGTWQNNLYFLQGSTIVGGAATASSNVGKDTLDTTSLWHMRLGDAGDKAMQDNSCMLNSSAIARRQQFLIRALGGYYHNQTHHQLRMQSMISGSGLEDDDLGNLRSITRPLDPTRYKGHTGKIAVIGGCREYTGAPYFSAISALKIGADLSHVFCTKDAAPIIKGYSPELIVHPVLEESYSVRDEDKKSISERVLAEVEKWMERFDCLVVGPGLGRDPFLLDCVSNIIKQARHSSIPIVIDADGLFLVTNNLDLVSGYPLAILTPNINEYKRLVQSVLNCEVNDQDAPGQLLSLAKRIGGVTILRKGKSDLVSDGNKVMSVSMYGSPRRCGGQGDILSGSVAVFVSWARQYISSAKEELGMNPTVLGCIAGSALVRKAASLAFENKRRSTLTGDIIECLGRSLEEICPVSCIHRSLLDQ, from the exons ATGATTGAGCATCTGAATGACTATAACAAGATACTTGCCGACCTTCAAAAATTGGAAGTAGAAATTCTTGATGAGGATAAAGTCCTACTTTTGTTGAATTCCTTGCCCAATGCTTATGATCATTTAATTACGACATTGTTGTATGAGAAGGATGAAATTAGGTTTGATGATGTCTCTAATGCTCTGGTTAACAATGAATACCGTAAGAAAGGTAAGCAGACCCATAGGGGCTCATCCAGTGAAGCATTGACAGTTAGAGGCATGGTTAACAATGAATACTGTAATAAAGATAAGCAGACCCATAGGGGCTCATCCAGTGAAGCCTTGACAGTTAGAGGCACACCGGAGAGTAAGAAATCAAGTAACAAAGGCAGTAACATGGGTTGTTCTCACTCTAGGTCGAGAAGGGCCTTATCGTCCGATAAAATTGCTAGGGATGAATGTGCATATTGTCACAAAAAGGGGCATCGGAAAAAGTACTGTCTGACGTTGCAGAAGCATAATAGGGACACCAATAATTCCCAGGCTAATTTGGCACACTTGGATGATGAAGATTCTAATCAAGCTTTGTTGGGTTTGTCATTGGTTTGTCAAGCTGTTCAGTGGATTATGGATTCTGGTTGTACCTATCATATGTGTTCGAATAAGGATTGGTTCTCTAGAATGGATATAATCGATGGTGGAGCTGTTTTTATGGGTAATGATCATGCTTGTAAGACACATGGGGTGGGTAAAATTAGACTAAAGTTGCATGATGGATCCATTCGTGTTTTGACAGAAGTTTGGTATGTTCCGGACTTGAAGAAGAATCTCATCTCACTTGGTACTTTAGACTCCAAAGGTTATCGTATCACTCTCGAAGGTGGAATTCTAAAGGTTGGTAATGGTGCGAGGCTTGTGATGAAGGGCACTTGGCAGAACAACTTGTATTTTCTACAGGGGAGTACAATTGTGGGTGGAGCAGCCACGGCTAGTAGCAATGTGGGGAAGGATACACTTGATACTACCAGTCTTTGGCACATGCGTTTGGGTGATGCGGGTGACAAAGCCATGCAAGACAACAGTTGTATGTTGAATTCCTCTGCAATTGCGAGAAGGCAACAGTTCTTGATTAGGGCTTTAGGTGGTTACTACCACAATCAAACCCATCATCAGTTGAGAATGCAATCTATGATTAGTGGGTCAGGTTTAGAGGATGACGATTTGGGGAATTTAAGGTCAATCACTCGACCTCTTGACCCAACTCGGTACAAGGGCCACACTG GTAAGATAGCTGTCATAGGAGGGTGTCGCGAATACACAGGTGCCCCATACTTTTCTGCCATATCAGCTTTAAAAATT GGTGCAGATTTATCTCATGTTTTTTGCACTAAAGATGCAGCTCCAATTATAAAAGGCTACAGCCCTGAGTTAATCGTGCACCCTGTGCTGGAAGAATCCTACAGTGTCAG GGACGAGGACAAAAAATCAATCTCAGAAAGAGTTCTTGCTGAGGTTGAGAAGTGGATGGAAAGATTTGATTGCCTTGTTGTTGGTCCGGGACTTGGAAGGGACCCGTTTCTTCTG GACTGTGTTAGTAACATCATAAAGCAAGCACGGCACTCAAGCATCCCAATTGTCATAGACGCG GATGGGCTTTTTCTTGTCACAAACAATCTTGATCTGGTCAGTGGCTACCCGTTGGCTATCCTAACCCCTAATATAAATGAATACAAGCGCCTTGTTCAAAGTGTACTAAATTGTGAAGTAAATGATCAAGATGCTCCTGGACAACTACTCTCTCTTGCCAAACG GATTGGTGGTGTAACGATTTTACGGAAAGGAAAATCAGATCTCGTCAGTGATGGTAATAAAG TTATGTCAGTGAGCATGTATGGTTCTCCTCGGCGATGTGGTGGCCAGGGCGATATACTTTCTGGAAG TGTTGCGGTGTTTGTTTCTTGGGCCCGCCAATATATCTCTTCTGCTAAGGAGGAATTGGGCATGAACCCTACAGTGTTGGGGTGCATTGCTGGGTCTGCTTTAGTGAGGAAAGCAGCATCGCTTGCCTTCGAGAATAAAAGAAGATCGACGCTGACCGGTGATATAATCGAGTGCTTGGGAAGAAG tttggaggaaatttgtCCAGTGAGTTGTATCCACCGTTCACTTCTGGATCAATGA
- the LOC131309885 gene encoding ATP-dependent (S)-NAD(P)H-hydrate dehydratase isoform X4 encodes MRIHCLQQSIPSSCMLNSSAIIRRQQFLIRALGGCCSHQTHHHFRMQSMYGGSGLGVDAVQQRKGLDADACGILRLITPPVDPTRYKGQAGKIAVIGGCREYTGAPYFSAISALKIGADLSHVFCTKDAAPIIKGYSPELIVHPVLEESYSVRDEDKKSISERVLAEVEKWMERFDCLVVGPGLGRDPFLLDCVSNIIKQARHSSIPIVIDADGLFLVTNNLDLVSGYPLAILTPNINEYKRLVQSVLNCEVNDQDAPGQLLSLAKRIGGVTILRKGKSDLVSDGNKVMSVSMYGSPRRCGGQGDILSGSVAVFVSWARQYISSAKEELGMNPTVLGCIAGSALVRKAASLAFENKRRSTLTGDIIECLGRSLEEICPVSCIHRSLLDQ; translated from the exons ATGCGTATCCATTGTTTGCAGCAATCAATTCCGAGTAGTTGTATGTTGAATTCTTCTGCAATTATCAGAAGGCAACAGTTCTTGATCAGGGCTCTAGGCGGTTGCTGCAGCCATCAAACCCATCACCATTTCAGAATGCAATCTATGTATGGAGGGTCAGGTTTAGGGGTTGATGCAGTTCAACAAAGAAAAGGTTTAGACGCTGATGCTTGTGGGATTTTGAGGCTAATCACTCCTCCTGTCGACCCAACTCGGTATAAAGGCCAAGCTG GTAAGATAGCTGTCATAGGAGGGTGTCGCGAATACACAGGTGCCCCATACTTTTCTGCCATATCAGCTTTAAAAATT GGTGCAGATTTATCTCATGTTTTTTGCACTAAAGATGCAGCTCCAATTATAAAAGGCTACAGCCCTGAGTTAATCGTGCACCCTGTGCTGGAAGAATCCTACAGTGTCAG GGACGAGGACAAAAAATCAATCTCAGAAAGAGTTCTTGCTGAGGTTGAGAAGTGGATGGAAAGATTTGATTGCCTTGTTGTTGGTCCGGGACTTGGAAGGGACCCGTTTCTTCTG GACTGTGTTAGTAACATCATAAAGCAAGCACGGCACTCAAGCATCCCAATTGTCATAGACGCG GATGGGCTTTTTCTTGTCACAAACAATCTTGATCTGGTCAGTGGCTACCCGTTGGCTATCCTAACCCCTAATATAAATGAATACAAGCGCCTTGTTCAAAGTGTACTAAATTGTGAAGTAAATGATCAAGATGCTCCTGGACAACTACTCTCTCTTGCCAAACG GATTGGTGGTGTAACGATTTTACGGAAAGGAAAATCAGATCTCGTCAGTGATGGTAATAAAG TTATGTCAGTGAGCATGTATGGTTCTCCTCGGCGATGTGGTGGCCAGGGCGATATACTTTCTGGAAG TGTTGCGGTGTTTGTTTCTTGGGCCCGCCAATATATCTCTTCTGCTAAGGAGGAATTGGGCATGAACCCTACAGTGTTGGGGTGCATTGCTGGGTCTGCTTTAGTGAGGAAAGCAGCATCGCTTGCCTTCGAGAATAAAAGAAGATCGACGCTGACCGGTGATATAATCGAGTGCTTGGGAAGAAG tttggaggaaatttgtCCAGTGAGTTGTATCCACCGTTCACTTCTGGATCAATGA
- the LOC131309885 gene encoding ATP-dependent (S)-NAD(P)H-hydrate dehydratase isoform X2, with protein MIEHLNDYNKILADLQKLEVEILDEDKVLLLLNSLPNAYDHLITTLLYEKDEIRFDDVSNALVNNEYRKKDKQTHRGSSSEALTVRGTPESKKSSNKGSNMGCSHSRSRRALSSDKIARDECAYCHKKGHRKKYCLTLQKHNRDTNNSQANLAHLDDEDSNQALLGLSLVCQAVQWIMDSGCTYHMCSNKDWFSRMDIIDGGAVFMGNDHACKTHGVGKIRLKLHDGSIRVLTEVWYVPDLKKNLISLGTLDSKGYRITLEGGILKVGNGARLVMKGTWQNNLYFLQGSTIVGGAATASSNVGKDTLDTTSLWHMRLGDAGDKAMQDNSCMLNSSAIARRQQFLIRALGGYYHNQTHHQLRMQSMISGSGLEDDDLGNLRSITRPLDPTRYKGHTGKIAVIGGCREYTGAPYFSAISALKIGADLSHVFCTKDAAPIIKGYSPELIVHPVLEESYSVRDEDKKSISERVLAEVEKWMERFDCLVVGPGLGRDPFLLDCVSNIIKQARHSSIPIVIDADGLFLVTNNLDLVSGYPLAILTPNINEYKRLVQSVLNCEVNDQDAPGQLLSLAKRIGGVTILRKGKSDLVSDGNKVMSVSMYGSPRRCGGQGDILSGSVAVFVSWARQYISSAKEELGMNPTVLGCIAGSALVRKAASLAFENKRRSTLTGDIIECLGRSLEEICPVSCIHRSLLDQ; from the exons ATGATTGAGCATCTGAATGACTATAACAAGATACTTGCCGACCTTCAAAAATTGGAAGTAGAAATTCTTGATGAGGATAAAGTCCTACTTTTGTTGAATTCCTTGCCCAATGCTTATGATCATTTAATTACGACATTGTTGTATGAGAAGGATGAAATTAGGTTTGATGATGTCTCTAATGCTCTGGTTAACAATGAATACCGTAAGAAAG ATAAGCAGACCCATAGGGGCTCATCCAGTGAAGCCTTGACAGTTAGAGGCACACCGGAGAGTAAGAAATCAAGTAACAAAGGCAGTAACATGGGTTGTTCTCACTCTAGGTCGAGAAGGGCCTTATCGTCCGATAAAATTGCTAGGGATGAATGTGCATATTGTCACAAAAAGGGGCATCGGAAAAAGTACTGTCTGACGTTGCAGAAGCATAATAGGGACACCAATAATTCCCAGGCTAATTTGGCACACTTGGATGATGAAGATTCTAATCAAGCTTTGTTGGGTTTGTCATTGGTTTGTCAAGCTGTTCAGTGGATTATGGATTCTGGTTGTACCTATCATATGTGTTCGAATAAGGATTGGTTCTCTAGAATGGATATAATCGATGGTGGAGCTGTTTTTATGGGTAATGATCATGCTTGTAAGACACATGGGGTGGGTAAAATTAGACTAAAGTTGCATGATGGATCCATTCGTGTTTTGACAGAAGTTTGGTATGTTCCGGACTTGAAGAAGAATCTCATCTCACTTGGTACTTTAGACTCCAAAGGTTATCGTATCACTCTCGAAGGTGGAATTCTAAAGGTTGGTAATGGTGCGAGGCTTGTGATGAAGGGCACTTGGCAGAACAACTTGTATTTTCTACAGGGGAGTACAATTGTGGGTGGAGCAGCCACGGCTAGTAGCAATGTGGGGAAGGATACACTTGATACTACCAGTCTTTGGCACATGCGTTTGGGTGATGCGGGTGACAAAGCCATGCAAGACAACAGTTGTATGTTGAATTCCTCTGCAATTGCGAGAAGGCAACAGTTCTTGATTAGGGCTTTAGGTGGTTACTACCACAATCAAACCCATCATCAGTTGAGAATGCAATCTATGATTAGTGGGTCAGGTTTAGAGGATGACGATTTGGGGAATTTAAGGTCAATCACTCGACCTCTTGACCCAACTCGGTACAAGGGCCACACTG GTAAGATAGCTGTCATAGGAGGGTGTCGCGAATACACAGGTGCCCCATACTTTTCTGCCATATCAGCTTTAAAAATT GGTGCAGATTTATCTCATGTTTTTTGCACTAAAGATGCAGCTCCAATTATAAAAGGCTACAGCCCTGAGTTAATCGTGCACCCTGTGCTGGAAGAATCCTACAGTGTCAG GGACGAGGACAAAAAATCAATCTCAGAAAGAGTTCTTGCTGAGGTTGAGAAGTGGATGGAAAGATTTGATTGCCTTGTTGTTGGTCCGGGACTTGGAAGGGACCCGTTTCTTCTG GACTGTGTTAGTAACATCATAAAGCAAGCACGGCACTCAAGCATCCCAATTGTCATAGACGCG GATGGGCTTTTTCTTGTCACAAACAATCTTGATCTGGTCAGTGGCTACCCGTTGGCTATCCTAACCCCTAATATAAATGAATACAAGCGCCTTGTTCAAAGTGTACTAAATTGTGAAGTAAATGATCAAGATGCTCCTGGACAACTACTCTCTCTTGCCAAACG GATTGGTGGTGTAACGATTTTACGGAAAGGAAAATCAGATCTCGTCAGTGATGGTAATAAAG TTATGTCAGTGAGCATGTATGGTTCTCCTCGGCGATGTGGTGGCCAGGGCGATATACTTTCTGGAAG TGTTGCGGTGTTTGTTTCTTGGGCCCGCCAATATATCTCTTCTGCTAAGGAGGAATTGGGCATGAACCCTACAGTGTTGGGGTGCATTGCTGGGTCTGCTTTAGTGAGGAAAGCAGCATCGCTTGCCTTCGAGAATAAAAGAAGATCGACGCTGACCGGTGATATAATCGAGTGCTTGGGAAGAAG tttggaggaaatttgtCCAGTGAGTTGTATCCACCGTTCACTTCTGGATCAATGA